The nucleotide sequence TGGTGGCGCTACCCACCATCGCCGAGCCGACAGCACCGGCTGCGCCGTCCGGTGGCAACCCTCTACACCCGTTGGCACTGCCGCTGCTGCGGCCCCGGCAGGTGATCATGCTGGGGCGCCCGACGCTGCACCGGCCGGTATCGGCCTTGCTGGCCGATCCCGAAGTGCCGGTCTTTGCGTTGACGACCGGGCCCCGCTGGCCGGACGTGTCGGGAAACTCGCAGGCCACCGGAACCCGGGCGATCGTCAGCGGCACCCCGAACCCGTCGTGGCTGGACCGCTGCGCGCAGATGAACCGCCACGCGGTTGCGGCGGTACGCGAGCAGCTTGCCGCACACCCGCTGACCACCGGCCTGCACGTCGCGGCGGCCGTTGCCGGCGCGCTTCGCCCCGGCGACCAGCTGGTGCTGGGCGCGTCCAACCCGGTGCGCGATGCGGCCCTGGTCGGCCTGGACACTGCGGGCCTGCGGGTGCGATCCAATCGAGGGGTCGCCGGTATCGACGGCACGGTGTCCACGGCCATCGGGGCTGCGCTGGGCTACGAACGTGATCAGCACGGGCGCACCGTCGCGCTGATCGGTGACTTGACGTTCGTCCACGACAGCTCCGGCTTGTTGATCGGCCCTACCGAACCGACACCGCGGCAGCTGACGATCGTGGTGTCCAACGACAATGGCGGCGGCATTTTTGAGCTGCTCGAGCAGGGGGATCCGCGGTTCTCCGATGTCTCCTCGCGCATCTTCGGCACCCCCCACGACGTCGACGTGGGCGCACTGTGCCGGGCCTACCACGTGGAGAACAGGCAGATCGAGGTGGACCAGTTGCCGGCCGCGCTGGACGAGCCGGGTAGCGGCCTGCGGGTGCTCGAGGTCAAGGCGGACCGCTCCTCGCTGCGGCAACTGCACGCCGCCATCAAGGCCGCGCTATGACCTCGCCCAAGAAGTTGCTGCGCATCCTGATCCACGGCACCACCGAAGAGATGCCGGACACGCCGGCCAGGACAGTGGTGCGCTGGATCCGGATCTCGGTGTTGATCCTCACCGGGTTGGTCACGCTGCAGTCGATATTGCTGGTGGCCGGCGCGTGGCGCAATGACCTGGCCATCGATCGCAACATGGGGGTCGCACAGGCCGAGGTGCTCAGCGCCGGGCCACGGCGCTCAACCATCGAATTCGTCACCCCCGACCGCGTGACCTACCGGCCCGAATTGGGTGTGCTGTACCCGTCTGAGCTGGCCACCGGCATGCGGATCTACGTCGAGTACAACAAGAGGGATCCCAATCTGGTGCGCGTGCAGCACCGCAACGCCGGGCTGGCGATCATCCCCGCCGGCTCCATCGCGGTGGTGGCCTGGTTGGTGGCGACTGTTGCGCTCGTCGGTCTGGCCCTCCTGGATAGGCGGCTGGACAAACGGCCGGACCAGCGGGCGGACACGATGTCCACGCCATAGGGCGTGCCGGCAGATTTCGCGCCCCGTATGCCCGGCGGCAACCTTGCCGACAGTCGACGCTGACACGGTGGTGGCGTGCGCGTTGCGATCGTCGCCGAGTCGTTCTTGCCTAACGTCAATGGTGTCAGCAACTCGGTGGTTCGGGTACTCGAGCATCTGCGCCGGACCGGCCACGAAGCCTTGGTCATCGCGCCCGACAATCCTCCCGCTGAGCCCCGGGCCGACCGGCTGCATGACGGCGTCCGAGTGCACCGGACGCCGGCGCGGATGTTCCCGAAAGTGACCACCCTGCCGCTGGGGGTGCCAACCCCGCGAATCCTGCGGGTCTTGCGGGGATTCGAACCTGACGTGGTGCACCTGGCCTCACCGGCGCTGCTCGGCTACGGTGCGCTGCGGGCGGCGCGACGTCTTGGCGTGCCCACGGTGGCGGTGTACCAAACCGATGTGCCGGGCTTCGCGGCCAGCTACGGCATCGCGGCAACCTCACGGGCGGCCTGGGCCTGGTTTCGCCACCTGCATGGCCTTGCCGACCGCACCCTGGCGCCGTCCACTCCGACCATGCAAACCCTGCTCGACCAGGGCTTCCCGCGGGTGCACCGATGGGCGCGGGGCGTCGATCTGATCAGGTTCGCGCCGTCGGCGCGAGACGAGTCGCTGCGCCGGCGATGGTCGCCGGACGGGCGGCCGATCGTCGGATTCGTGGGTCGGCTGGCGCCCGAGAAGCATGCCGAACGGCTCGCTGGGCTGGCGGCATCGGGCGCGGTCACGCTTGTGATCGTCGGCGACGGAGTCGACCGGCGCAAACTCGAATCGGCTATGCCCACAGCGGTTTTCACCGGCGCACTGTACGGTGACGAGCTCGCTGCGGCGTACGCCAGCATGGACGTCTTTGTGCACGCCGGTGAACACGAGACGTTCTGTCAGGTCGTGCAGGAAGCGCTGGCGTCGGGGCTGCCGGTGATCGCCCCCGACGCCGGCGGACCCCGCGACCTGGTTACCCCACAACGGACCGGCCTGCTGCTTCCCGTCGACGAGTTCGAGACGCAGTTGCCGGCCGCGGTCGCGCACTTGGTCCACGAACGCCAGCGCTATTCGCAGGCGGCCCGGCGCAGCGTGTTGGGCCGCAGCTGGTCGGTGATCTGTGACGAGTTGCTCGACCACTATGCGGAGGTGCTCGCACCGACCGGGCGGGCCCAAGACTGGTTGTGGCGAAGGCGGCGCGCCTAGCGCGTTGCGGTATCGACGATCGGCGTCTTCTTGATGTCGGTGAGGAACTTCGACAGGAGTCGGTTGAACTCGTGGAGTTCGGCCGCCGACCAGCCCGAGAGCGCTCGCGCCAAGTGATCCCTTCGCACCTCGTGCAGTGCCCCCGCGGCACGCCGGCCCTGCGGCGTCGCCTCGATCACCGACACCCGCCCGTCGTTGGGATCGGTGTGCCGGGTGACCAGCCCGGCCTCGACCAGGGCTCGCACCCGGCGGGTGGCCATCCCGGCATCCATGTGCGCCAACCTGGCCAGTCGACTCAACGGCAATGGGCCCTCGTCGATCAGGACGCGAAGCAGAACATAGGAAGGCTGCGACAGCTCGGTGTTGGCCGCCGATGCCTGACCGGCGAACGCCGATCGACTGATGCTGAGCCGGACGATTTGGGCGAGGGTGGCGCTGATGGCGGCAACCGCCGTCAGCTTGCGTGCAGACGCCACATTCGCCCCGGTCCGCACCCGCCGGTATTGAAGACCCGCATGAAGGCGACAGTATCGGCAACTACTTGACATAGTCAATAAAGTATAGATAGCTGGACCGCGACATCCGGTCACCGAAATTGGCTTGCGCGCAGGAGTGTTCATGCTGGCAACGGGTTTCTACTTCGACTGGCCCAACTACCGCACGATGCTGCGGCTGCTGCGCCGCGACCCGCCCGGCGCGGCGCGTTGGCGGCGCTTCTTCGGGTTCGCGGTCGCGGTGCCGGCCATCGCCGCGATCCACGCGGTGTGCTTCGCGCTCGATCCCATCCTGTTCGGGTCATTGCGCCGCACCCAGGTGGTGGCACCGGTGTTCTGTATCGGGCACGCCCGCAGCGGCACCACCTATCTGCATCGGCTGATGGCCAACGACCCCCAGTTCAGCTACGCCATGATGTACGAGCTGTTCTTTCCGTCGCTGTTGGAGAAACGCATGCTGCGGCTGCTTTTTCGGGTCGATGCCGCGGTATTCGGAAAGCGTCTGCGGCACCGGCTCGACGAGATCGAAAAGCGTCGCTTCGCCCCGACCGACGACATGCACAAGACCGGGTTCTTCGTTCCGGAAGAGGACGACGCGTTTTTGACTTGGTCACTGTGCTCAGGGTTCTGGATCCTGATGTTCCCGTTCATGGGCGAACTCGATTTCTACCATGTCGATCGCTGGCCGCAACGCAAGCGGCGACGGGCGATGGCCTTCTACAAGGGGTGCGTCCGGCGCCAGATCGCGGTCAATGGTGGCGGTACGCACTTGAGTAAGAACCCCACCTTCTGCGGTCGGGTCGAAGCGCTGATCGAGACCTTTCCGGACGCCAGGTTTATTGTGCCCCTGCGTAATCCGGATGAGACGATTCCGAGCCTGCTGAAGTTGTTGCAGACCGAGTGGGGCCTGCGCGGCCGCGATCAGCGCTTGGTCGAGAACTCGCTGCGGGTGCTGGCCGAGCAATCGTTGGATTCCTACCAGCATCCGCTCGACGTCTTGGCCCGACATCGCGAGGTTCGTTCGGTCCTGGTGGATTACCGCGAACTGGTCGCCCAACCCGAGGTCACCATGCGCCGGATCTACCGGCAGTTGGAACTCGACTTGGGGCCGGCGGCCGCCGAGGCGTTCGCGGCGGCCGCCTCGGGCAGCGGGCACGAATCAACCCACCGCTACAGCCTGGAGGAATTCGGACTGGACTCCCGCGAGATTCACACCCGGCTGGCCGACTTGTTCGATGAATACCACTGGGACACAGAGGCAGCGGCAAGAACAGAAGGAACAGACGCGCATGTCCGCTGAAACAAGCCAAGCGAGCCTGCACGCGGCCTGGACCGACATGATCGACGCGCTGACTCGGGCGCGCGATGCCGTGGACTCCGCCGAATTGCATGCTCCTCCGGTCACCGCCGCCGGCCTCGCGGACGGATACGGATACCTGCTGGGATTTGTTTTCAGTGGCATCGAACGCGCCTTCGGCGAGAATCCCGACTTCCCGTATTTTCGGCGTGCCATCCAACCGCTGGACAAGGCGACCATCGACAACGCCGACGCCCTATACCTGTCGGCGCCGATTGACGGCGCGCAGAGTTATCGGGTAACCGGCCGGTTCGTCGGCCCAAAGCCTCCGCAATACCTCATCTTTGAGGCACACACCGACTATGCCGGAGACACCGGCGGCCTTGCCGAGCTCATGCCGGGCGGACGGGTGGTAACCGGGGTGCTGGACACCGCCGATCTCGCCGTCGGCGAGGATGGCCGATTCGAGATCCTGCTGGGCCCGCGCCGGCCCGGCGAGCACACCGGCAACTTCATTGCCACCCGCACCCCAGACGGGACCGCCACCGCGCGTTTTCTGATCGCCCGCATACTGTTTCACGACTGGGAACACGAGATGTCGCCCGATCTGCACATCGTCCAGATCGGCAAGCAGGGAGCCCAGCCCGAGCCGGCCGATCCCGCCGTCGTGGCCCAGAGCATGCGTCGCCTCGGCACGATCGTCGAGAACCAGATGCGGTTCTGGAACGAGTTTTACGACGTGGTCCTCGAGGCGCACGGTGACAAGAACGGCGATGGGTTCACGCTGATGCCCCGTAACTCACTCAATGAGCCTGCGCTGGCCAACCTTGCCATGGGTGGCGGCCAGAGCACCAACGTCTACTG is from Mycobacterium marinum and encodes:
- a CDS encoding DUF3592 domain-containing protein encodes the protein MTSPKKLLRILIHGTTEEMPDTPARTVVRWIRISVLILTGLVTLQSILLVAGAWRNDLAIDRNMGVAQAEVLSAGPRRSTIEFVTPDRVTYRPELGVLYPSELATGMRIYVEYNKRDPNLVRVQHRNAGLAIIPAGSIAVVAWLVATVALVGLALLDRRLDKRPDQRADTMSTP
- the menD gene encoding 2-succinyl-5-enolpyruvyl-6-hydroxy-3-cyclohexene-1-carboxylic-acid synthase, which translates into the protein MNPSTTQARVVVDELIRGGVRDVVLCPGSRNAPLAFALQDADRSGRIRLHVRIDERTAGFLAIGLAVGAGAPACVAMTSGTAVANLGPAVVEANYARVPLIVLSANRPYELLGTGANQTMEQLGYFGTQVRATISLGLAEDAHERLDSLNASWRSATCRVLAAAMGSRTANAGPVHFDIPLREPLVPDPQPHGAVTPPGRPEGRPWTYTPPVTFDQPLEIDLSADTVVIAGHGAGVHPNLVALPTIAEPTAPAAPSGGNPLHPLALPLLRPRQVIMLGRPTLHRPVSALLADPEVPVFALTTGPRWPDVSGNSQATGTRAIVSGTPNPSWLDRCAQMNRHAVAAVREQLAAHPLTTGLHVAAAVAGALRPGDQLVLGASNPVRDAALVGLDTAGLRVRSNRGVAGIDGTVSTAIGAALGYERDQHGRTVALIGDLTFVHDSSGLLIGPTEPTPRQLTIVVSNDNGGGIFELLEQGDPRFSDVSSRIFGTPHDVDVGALCRAYHVENRQIEVDQLPAALDEPGSGLRVLEVKADRSSLRQLHAAIKAAL
- a CDS encoding glycosyltransferase family 4 protein — its product is MRVAIVAESFLPNVNGVSNSVVRVLEHLRRTGHEALVIAPDNPPAEPRADRLHDGVRVHRTPARMFPKVTTLPLGVPTPRILRVLRGFEPDVVHLASPALLGYGALRAARRLGVPTVAVYQTDVPGFAASYGIAATSRAAWAWFRHLHGLADRTLAPSTPTMQTLLDQGFPRVHRWARGVDLIRFAPSARDESLRRRWSPDGRPIVGFVGRLAPEKHAERLAGLAASGAVTLVIVGDGVDRRKLESAMPTAVFTGALYGDELAAAYASMDVFVHAGEHETFCQVVQEALASGLPVIAPDAGGPRDLVTPQRTGLLLPVDEFETQLPAAVAHLVHERQRYSQAARRSVLGRSWSVICDELLDHYAEVLAPTGRAQDWLWRRRRA
- a CDS encoding sulfotransferase translates to MLATGFYFDWPNYRTMLRLLRRDPPGAARWRRFFGFAVAVPAIAAIHAVCFALDPILFGSLRRTQVVAPVFCIGHARSGTTYLHRLMANDPQFSYAMMYELFFPSLLEKRMLRLLFRVDAAVFGKRLRHRLDEIEKRRFAPTDDMHKTGFFVPEEDDAFLTWSLCSGFWILMFPFMGELDFYHVDRWPQRKRRRAMAFYKGCVRRQIAVNGGGTHLSKNPTFCGRVEALIETFPDARFIVPLRNPDETIPSLLKLLQTEWGLRGRDQRLVENSLRVLAEQSLDSYQHPLDVLARHREVRSVLVDYRELVAQPEVTMRRIYRQLELDLGPAAAEAFAAAASGSGHESTHRYSLEEFGLDSREIHTRLADLFDEYHWDTEAAARTEGTDAHVR
- a CDS encoding MarR family winged helix-turn-helix transcriptional regulator, which gives rise to MASARKLTAVAAISATLAQIVRLSISRSAFAGQASAANTELSQPSYVLLRVLIDEGPLPLSRLARLAHMDAGMATRRVRALVEAGLVTRHTDPNDGRVSVIEATPQGRRAAGALHEVRRDHLARALSGWSAAELHEFNRLLSKFLTDIKKTPIVDTATR